GGAGAAAAAGAAAGCTACGAGCCACGCTGTCGTGCTTGCTATTTCAGAGAAAATAAAAACGACGAACAGTCATAAAGCCATCTGCCTAAAACAAACTTTCATGTTTCCCTAGACAACATTAGGAATTAACGTTCTTGACGGCCTTTGGAGGCAAACATTATTAGGAAAACAATAAAAAGATACCCTATAAAAGAAAAGGGGAAGCTGTAGTAGCTTCCCCTTTTCTTTTATATTTTTTATTTAGATCTTCGACACGATCGACTCATCTAAAGGAGTTACTTTTGAACGATATCTATTGGTCAACCTTCCATCTTTATTGATCAAAAACTTCTCAAAGTTCCATTTGATATCGCCTGTAAAGTCTTCGTTCTGAGCACTTGTCAAATATTTAAACAGCGGATGTGCCTTCTCGCCCTTAACATCAACCTTCTCAGAAATCAAAAAGGTGACGCCATAGTTCTGCTCACAGAACTCTTGGATCTTTTCATTAACATCAAATTCCTGACCACCGAAGTTGTCTGAAGGAAAACCAATCACAACCAGTTTATCGCCATACTGCTTGTGCAGTTCCTGCAATTCCTTGTATTGCTTAGTAAAACCACATTTCGAAGCCGTATTCACAATCAGTAGCTCTTTTCCTTTAAAATCCGCTAAAGACACTTTCTTTCCATCAATGGTATTGAAGGAATAATCATATACACTCGGCTGTTGAAATAACATGGTGTACAACAAAATCATTTTTACTAGCATGACGTTTTAATTAAATTCAACATTCAATTCTCTATTGACAATGAAATGGAATATTTCCTCAATAGGGTTCTTTAATATCTTTCCTATGCGTACTCCATGCAAATTACATACCTCTCTGAGGTGAAGATCGAAATGATAAGCAATTCCCCCAACAAAATGACATTCATATTCCCAAAACTCAGGGTAAGTCATCACATTCGTACGGACAAACTCATCAAAACCATTGCGAAGCAAGTTGTCAATATAAGGATGTGTCCTATTTGCAGCCATAAATTCAGCGAAAGAAGCTAAATAGGCATTCGGACGATCCCGTTGATAAACATTTTTAATGATAATATCTTTTGTAATCGGATGTGCCTCTTTGAAAATGCGCATCAAATCTCGGGGCATCTGCTCATACAGGTATGCTGTAATCAACTGCTTACCAAACCAAGCACCTGACCCCTCATCCCCCAGCACATATCCAATCCCATGTACCCCTTGCTCCAACGTATCGCCATTGTAGAAACTGATATCCGAGCCGGTCCCTATATTACAGATCAAGCCTTGATTATTACCGAAAGTCGCGTAGGCAGAACCCACCAAATCACTTTCCACAGATATAAAAGAATTAGGAAAAATCTCCGTTAATGCATTGGAAACCAACTCTCGGCGATCCGGTGTTGTACAACCGGCGCCAAAAAAGTAAACCTCATTGATTTCTTTGATATAGGGAATAATTTCTTGGACCTGACCAAGAACGGACGCAATCTCCTTCTCGTTTACAAAAAATGGATTTAGGCCTTTGGTACGAAATTGTAAGGGTTTACTATCGGGAAGATGCAACATCCAATCTGATCGTGATGAACCACTATCTGCAACTAAAATCATATATTACGTAATTTCATCTCTTCCAAATATACAAATTTCGAATAATCAACGAAAATTGACCCTCCTAATCCCAACAAATCATTCATCTTTCCATTGAACAACAAACAAGGATAGAAGTTTTTTGTTGCCCTAAACAATTTCAGAAAAAGATCCCTTCCCTACCTTGTAATATTCTCGTGAAACAAGCGATTCTGATGGCCAACACTTTTCTATTCCGCCCAATTAGCTATATTTAGTTTTAAATAACAAAAAACCTCTAATTATGAAACATCTGAAAGCTTCCCTATGGCTTTTACTTCTGCTTGTTGGGATGTCGGTGCAATCTCGCGCACAACAGATCAGCTCGCCTAAAACACATTTCGGCTTCGAAATCGGCGATGATTATCAACTTGCAAACTTTGAACAGACGGAAAAATATTTTAAGAAACTGAGTGAGCAGTCAGACCGTGTTATCTACCAGCCAATCGGTAAAACGGAAGAAGGACGCGAACAATGTATGCTCATTATCAGTTCTCCTGAAAACCTAAAAGACTTAGAAAAGTACAAGCAAATATCATCACAGCTCGCTCGCGCAGAGATTACGGAGCAGGAAGCCCGCAACTTATCCAAAGAAGGAAAGAGTGTGGTATGGATCGACGGTGGTCTGCACTCCACCGAAGTGGTGGGTATGCACCAACTTATACAAACGGCCTACCTCTTAGCTTCAGCGACCGACGCCGAGACAGAACATATCCTGCAGAACAGCATCATCCTGCTGGTTCATGCAAACCCAGACGGACAAGACCTTGTTTCCAATTGGTATATGCGCGAAAAGGAAGCAACAAAAAGATCGACAAGCTTAGTGCCGGTTCTATATCAGAAATACGCGGGACACGATAATAACCGCGATTTCTTTATGTTGAACCTAAAGGAAAGTCAAAATATGGCTCGCCAACTCTTCGTTGAGTGGGTTCCTCAGATAATGTACAACCATCACCAAACAGCACCTGCAGGTGCCGTAGTTGCCGGTGCCCCTTATCGCGATCCGTTCAATTATGTATTCGACCCACTTCTGATGTCGGGTATCGATGCCTTAGGTGCCGCTATGTCTTCCCGCCTAAATGCAGAAAACAAGCCTGGCTATACCGCCAAAGGTGGCTCGGTATTTTCCACTTGGTACAATGGTGGATTGAGAACAACGACCTATTTCCACAATATGATCGGTCTACTAACAGAAATCATCGGAAACCCGACGCCCTATGACATCCCATTGGTTCCATCGCGCTTGATTCCTTCAAGTAATACACAAAATCCAGTGCTGCCCCAACGTTGGCATTTCAGACAGTCCATCGACTACTCGATCTCCTTGAATTACGCCGTATTGGGTTATGCAGCGAGATACCGAGATGAGGTACTCTACAATATTTATCGCATGGGGCGCAACTCGATCGAAAAGGGCAACAAAGACACCTGGTCCCTATCGCCTAGCAAAGTCGCGATTGTTGAACAGGCCGTTCAGAATGCGCGGAAAGCAAATCCAAATGAACGCTTTCCGGACGCCAATTTGGTAAATAAGCTATACGAAGACAAAGCACTTCGCGATCCTAGAGCATACGTTATCCCGGCCAACCAAGCTGAATTTAATACTGCCGTTAAATTCTTAAATGCATTAATTGGCAACGGTATCGAAGTGATGAAAGCAACAGCCGACTTTACAGCTGCCGGCAAATCATACCCGGAAGGCTCTTATATCGTCAAAACCAATCAGGCCTTCCGTCCGCATATCCTTGATATGTTCGAACCACAGGATCACCCGGATGATTTTGAATATCCTGGAGGCCCTCCTATTCCACCCTATGATGCCGCAGGATGGACATTGGCCTATATTATGAACGTCAAGTTCGACCGCTTCCTCGATGATATCAGCGGACCTTTTCAAAAACTTCCAATCGGTGAGCAAATCATCTTAGAAAAGAATGCATCAGCGAAAAGCAAGTTCTTAAGCCTGCCAGCAGCAAACAACGATAGCTATCAAATTGTCAACTCGTTATTGAACAATAAACAAAAGGTTTGGCGAGATCAAGACAATGGAAATTTCTATATCGCAAATACAAACAATTTATCACTAAACATCCCGAGCACCGCAGTAAACGCGATCCCAAAAAGCGCCAAAGCCTTAAAAACTTTGCGTATCGCTTTATGGGACAGCTATGGCGGCAGTATGCCATCAGGATGGATCAGGTTCCTCATGGAACAATTCGATTATAACGCAACGGTAGTCTTCCCGCCGGATATCGATAAAGG
The DNA window shown above is from Sphingobacterium hotanense and carries:
- a CDS encoding N-acetylglucosamine kinase; the protein is MILVADSGSSRSDWMLHLPDSKPLQFRTKGLNPFFVNEKEIASVLGQVQEIIPYIKEINEVYFFGAGCTTPDRRELVSNALTEIFPNSFISVESDLVGSAYATFGNNQGLICNIGTGSDISFYNGDTLEQGVHGIGYVLGDEGSGAWFGKQLITAYLYEQMPRDLMRIFKEAHPITKDIIIKNVYQRDRPNAYLASFAEFMAANRTHPYIDNLLRNGFDEFVRTNVMTYPEFWEYECHFVGGIAYHFDLHLREVCNLHGVRIGKILKNPIEEIFHFIVNRELNVEFN
- a CDS encoding M14 family metallopeptidase, with amino-acid sequence MKHLKASLWLLLLLVGMSVQSRAQQISSPKTHFGFEIGDDYQLANFEQTEKYFKKLSEQSDRVIYQPIGKTEEGREQCMLIISSPENLKDLEKYKQISSQLARAEITEQEARNLSKEGKSVVWIDGGLHSTEVVGMHQLIQTAYLLASATDAETEHILQNSIILLVHANPDGQDLVSNWYMREKEATKRSTSLVPVLYQKYAGHDNNRDFFMLNLKESQNMARQLFVEWVPQIMYNHHQTAPAGAVVAGAPYRDPFNYVFDPLLMSGIDALGAAMSSRLNAENKPGYTAKGGSVFSTWYNGGLRTTTYFHNMIGLLTEIIGNPTPYDIPLVPSRLIPSSNTQNPVLPQRWHFRQSIDYSISLNYAVLGYAARYRDEVLYNIYRMGRNSIEKGNKDTWSLSPSKVAIVEQAVQNARKANPNERFPDANLVNKLYEDKALRDPRAYVIPANQAEFNTAVKFLNALIGNGIEVMKATADFTAAGKSYPEGSYIVKTNQAFRPHILDMFEPQDHPDDFEYPGGPPIPPYDAAGWTLAYIMNVKFDRFLDDISGPFQKLPIGEQIILEKNASAKSKFLSLPAANNDSYQIVNSLLNNKQKVWRDQDNGNFYIANTNNLSLNIPSTAVNAIPKSAKALKTLRIALWDSYGGSMPSGWIRFLMEQFDYNATVVFPPDIDKGNLNDKFDVIILPGGSIPRLQIGAGLGYGPNFNNAAPENIPSPYRERWGRLTAEKSIPVLRDFMEKGGTIVSIGNSFDIAKHFNLGITDALVDADNKPLRREDFYTPGSVLQAKVATNLPDTWGYDEDIDVYYSNSALFKINDQQIKPLIWFDSDQVLKSGWSWGEKYLKDAVLAFDAKIGKGKLVCFGNDITFRAQTHGTFKFLFNQLY
- a CDS encoding glutathione peroxidase; this translates as MLVKMILLYTMLFQQPSVYDYSFNTIDGKKVSLADFKGKELLIVNTASKCGFTKQYKELQELHKQYGDKLVVIGFPSDNFGGQEFDVNEKIQEFCEQNYGVTFLISEKVDVKGEKAHPLFKYLTSAQNEDFTGDIKWNFEKFLINKDGRLTNRYRSKVTPLDESIVSKI